From the genome of Thermoflexus hugenholtzii JAD2:
GATGGCCTGCATCCCCTCGTAATCGAAGCGGCTGGGGGTAGCCATGGGCGAATCCTCCGGATGTTCGAGATGCTCCATATAGATGATAGACATCGGCTTGCGCGTCTCGTTCTTCTATGCTGGACAAGGGCGAGGAGAGGACTTGAGATGGAAGGCTCCCCTTTTTGAGTGTCAGGGGGTGGGCTCGGAATCCCCTCGGAGACGTCGCGGCGGTTCTTCGGGGAGGGGGTGCGCGCAGCGGATGATCCGCGATGTTCTCTCCGAGCTTCGATCGGGCGGGCAGATGCCCACGGCGTCTGCCCGCCCGCTGGGTGGGGAAGCCGGCGAGCTCACCGGCCTCGGGCCTTTTGGAGCAGCTCGTTGGTGAAGACCCGCTCGATCTCCACGGGTTTCGGGATGGCGTTGTAGCGCCGCAGGACCTCATACAGGGCTTCCCACTGCTCTCGGGTCTGCCAGCCCAGGCCATGGGCTCGCGTGACCTCCGACTCCGCGTCCTTCAGCTCGGTCTCCAGCATGAAGCGCATGTGGCCCCGGTCCGCCTGAGGCGCGTATCGGAGCACGATGTCCACCGCCTCCTCCGGGTTCGCCCGCGCGTCCTCAATCCCCTTCAACGCCGCCCGCAGGAAGCGGACCAGCAGGCCCGGATCCCGCTGGATCTGCTCCTCGCTGGTCACGTAGGTCAACCCCAGGGTCGGCACCCCATAGTCCGCGGCATCCCACATCACCAGCTCGTAGCCCATCTGCTGCAGCAGATAGGGCTCATTGGACTTAAAGAGGGGATACACATCCACCAGCCCCTGGACCAGCACCCGCGGGTCGAAACCGACGTTGACCAGCTCCACCCGATTTCGATCCACCCCGGCCGCCTCCATAATGGCGAACAGGTCCGGGGGAGGCGTCCCCTTGTAACCCACCTTCTTGCCCTCCCAATCCTTAGGGGTCTGCATCCCCGAGGACTTCAGGGCGGCGAAGGCCTGCTGCCCTCGCTGGCCGATGAGGGCGATAGAGACCAGAGGGAGCCCCGGGTCCGCCCGCCGCTGGAGCAACACCGCCGCGTCCTGGGTGGTCACCTGGACGCCCCCGGCCATCAGCAGCTGGAGATGCTCCCCGCGGCCGGTGGAATGCTGGATCTCCACGTCCAGCCCTTCCGCGGCGAAGTAGCCCTTCTCCTTCGCCACATACACACCGACGAAGGGCAGGTTGGCCTGGGGCTTGTAGCCGGCCATGAAGACCATGTGCCGGAGGGCCGGGGTGGGGGTCGCCGGCGGGGCCGGCGTGGTGCACCCCGCTATCAGGATCAGCACCAGGACGATCCCTGCGCGAAGCTGCGCGCCGATGGAATTGCTGAAGAACCGCATCGTCACCTCCGAAACGATGGGGATGGGATGAAAGGCGTTGGGCCTTCTGAGGAAAGGCCCGAGGACGCGCGGCCTTAGGGGTGTGCCTCCTCCGGGCTCCACCAGCGGGCTCGCCGTTCCAGGAGGGCGGCCCCGGTGTAGCCGGCCAGGCTGACCGCCGCCAGGATCAGGGCGGCGGCGAACAGGCGGGGCATGTCCAAGTTGGTTTGGGCCAGCCACATGGTCCGCCCCAGCCCGCCCGAGGCCCCGGTCCATTCGGCCACCACCGCTCCGATCAGAGCCAGGGGGATGGCGGTCTTCAGGGCGGCGAAGGTGTAGGGTCGCGCCGAAGGCCACCGCAGATGGCGGAAGATCTCCCACGCCGAGGCGTCCCACGCCCGCAACAGCTCCAGCGCTGCCGGGTCCACCGCCCGCAGTCCGGTCATCAACGGGACGAGGGCCGGATAAAAGGTCAGCAGGGCGGTCATCAGCACCTTGGGGAGCGGCCCGAAGCCGAACCACAGGGTGAGGATGGGGGCGATGGCCACGAGCGGGATGGCCTTCAGCAGCAGCACCAGGGGCATGATCGCCCGCTCCAGGGGCGGCCAGAAGGCCGTGGCCACGGCCAGGGCCAGGGCGACGCCCATCCCCAGCGCCAGGCCGGCAGCGGCCTCCCCCAGGGTTACCCCCGTTGCCTGGAGATACAGCCCCCGCTCCGCCCAGAGCGTCGACAGGATCACGGAGGGAGCGGGGACCAGATACACCGGCACCCGGGCCTCGCGGACGATCAGCTCCCATCCCAGGAGGGCCAGCGGGAGGGCGAGGAGGGGCACCCATGGGGCCAGCCGCGCCCCCGAACGCAGGCGAGGAAGTTCCATTTCCATCGGGCTCATCTGGCGCCTCCCATCAGGGCTGCTCGAACGCGCTCCACCCATTCCCCGATCCGGCGCTCGTCGGTTCGTGGGCGCGGATCCGGGAGGGGGATGCGGGCTCGGATCCGGGCGGGGCGGCCGGCGAGGACCACCACCTCATCCCCCAGACGGACCGCCTCGTGGAGGTCGTGGGTCACCCAGAGGACGGTGGCGCCGAAGGCGCGCCACAGCCGCTCCACCTCCTCCAGCAGTTGTGTTCGGGTCAGGGCATCCAGGGCCGCGAAGGGCTCATCCATCAACCAGACGGCGGGGCCGGCGGCCAGGGTGCGGGCCAGGGCGACCCGCTGCTGCATGCCCCCCGAGAGCATCCGGGGGTAAGCCCGTTCGAACCCCTTCAGGCCCACCATCGCAATGAGCTCCTCTACCGTAAGGGGCGGCCGGAGGGCACGGCCGTTCACCTCCAGGGCGAGGCGGATGTTGCCTTCCACCGTGCGCCAGGGCAGCAGCGCCGGTTGCTGGCCCATCCAGCCGATGCGGCGGGCCGCCCGGGCCTGCGCAGGGGAGAGCTCCCCGATGCGGATCCGACCGGCGGTGGGCGTCAGCAGGCCGGCCGCCAGGCGGAGCAGGGTGGATTTGCCACACCCGCTGGGGCCCACGATCACGGTGAAGGAGCCGGGGCGGACCTCCAGGTTCAGGTCCTCAAAGATCACCCAGCGGCCCGAGGGGGCCGGGAAGGCGTGGTGAACGCGTTCCATCCGGATCTCCAGCATCCTGGGCCCTCTATCGATCCGCGGAAGGGATCACGCCGCGGCGGCCTTCCATCCGTTCCGGGAGGATGCGGAAGATCTCCCGAAGCCCCGGAGGCGGGCTTTCGAGCCGGTAGCGAGCGGCCAGCCGCGCGGCCAGGCCTTCGGGGCCTTCCGGGAAGATATCGGGGACGGCCCGGCCTTCCACCCGGACCCGTCGCAGGGGCGGCCAGGGCTCATCGATGAGCAACGTGACGTGGGGGTGAGCCCGGATGTAGCCCGGCCATCGGGAGCCCGGGAGGGCAGCGATCCAGAGGGCCGGGCGCTCCCAGAGATACCATACCGGCACCGCATACGGCCGGCCGTCCGCTCGCAGGCCGATCAGCCGGGCGATCCACGGCCCCTCCAGGAAAGCAACGATCTCCTCCGAACGGAGCCGTCGCAGGGAGAGCCCTTCCGGCTCGGCGGCGTAGGGCTGATACGCGGGGGCGCCCAGCCGGAGGGAGAGGCGAGCCGCCGCCGCCCGCAGGGCCTCGAAGAGGGCAGGCGCCGCGCGGGAGGCCGGCAGACGGACCGCCAGCGCCGCGGCAGGGTGGCGGCCGTCCGGGCAGATGGGGGCCGCAGCTTCGATTAACCCCCCGATGCGCCGACGGGCGATCCCTTCCCGCCGGATCCGCCCCCAGCGGGGGCCGGTTCGATGGGCGGCCAGGAAGATCCATCCGGGGGCGCTCCCATCGAGGGGAAGGCGGTCCCCCACGGCCCAACGGCCCACCAGGGGATGGGTGCCCAGGACTGCCTCGAGGACCACCACTTCCCCTCCGGCCGGGCGCAGCAGCGCGAGGCTTTCGGCGAACCCGCGGGCCTCGGCCCGGAACAGCTCCCGCAGCGCTTGTTCCGGGTGTGCCTGGGCGGCCAGCGCCCACCAGCGGGGGCCCAGGCGGTAAGGCCCGCGGGGGCCGGCCTGCTCCAAGTAACCGTGGGCCTTCAGGGTGTTCAGCAGCGCGAAGAGCCCGGTGCGGGAGAACCCGAAGCGCGCCTGCAGCGCCGCGGGGGCGACCCCCTCCGGCCGGGCGGCGATCCACTCCAGGATCCGCAGCGCCCGCTCCACCGCCGGCACCTGATGGATGTAGGCCAAGGATACCTCCGGTTCATTAAAGAAAACTATAATTTACTATAGCAGACTTTAGAGATCCGTCAAGCTCGCCCGGGGCTGCGGGTGCGTCCCAATTTTGTCGGCTGGGTGGGCGAGGGCATTGCCCTCGCCCACCCATGTAGGCCAACTCTGAGCAGTTGGTCCACATCGGGCTGGGCTTCCGACGATTTTGGGACACACCCCGGGGCTGCGGCAGGGCTTTCCGGTTTTCCAGAGGCGGGGTGGATAAGGGCGCTGGGGGATTGATTCCAGATCAACGGGTTCCAGACATGACAGGTAGGGGCGACCCGCCGGGTCGCCCCTACCGGATCCGGCCGTGGCCCCGAAAAACCGGAGAGCGCTGGGGGCTACGGCGTGTTTCAGGGCGGATCGAGCGTAGGGAGATAATCAGGGTCAGGCGGAGACCCGCCTGACCCTTTATCGCGCTTCGATGCCGCCGAGGGGCTCAGGAGGAGTGGGATGGATGCGCGATGGGGATCAGGCGATAGGCGGCCAGGAAGATGAGGGCGGCGGCGGAGACGATGCCCACGGCCAGCAGCCATTCGGTGAGGGTGGGGAAGTAATCGAAGCTCAGGCCCGGGCCGGTGAAGGCGAGGCGCAGGGCCTCGAACTCGGGCACCACCAGCGCGGGGATCACCAGGTTCAGCTTGGCGCTGAGGCTGGTGAAGGCCACGAGCCCGCCGGCGGCCGCCAGGACGGCAGGCCGAGCCCCGGGCAGGAGCAGCAGGATCAGCGGAAGGACCAGCCCCAAGGCGATCTCGAAGATCCAGAAGACCCAGGAGAACGGCCCGAAGAGGATCAAGCGCAGGGCCTCCACCCGGCTCGGGACCCCCGCGTAGAGGGTGGTGGAGTATTCCGCCCAAAGCAGCACGAGGGTGAACAGGAGCAGGCCCAGCACCAGGCCGCGCAGGAACCGGAGGGCTTCGGCGTCGGCGTGGCCCAGGAGGATCGAGAGGAAGAGAACCAGGGCCGCTCCGCCCAATGCGCCATCGGCCAGGAAGCGGATGGGGATCAGAGCGGATTCCCACAGGCCCTGGGCGCTGACCACCCCGAAGAGCGCCCCCTCAGCGCCTCCCATGATCACGGCCAGGAGCAGACCGAGGCCGAACAGCGGCCGGATAGCCGGGCTCTCCGGCTGCGCCTTCTTGAGATAGACCAGAGCCAGGAGGAGCAGCCCGTAGATCAGGTAGAACCAGGCCATCCAGGCCATGAGCGAGGTAGGCTGAGTCGAAAGATAAAGCTTCCAGAAGCGGAGGGGATGGCTGAGGTCGAGCCAGATGGCCAGCAACCCTCCGGCCAGGGCGGCCAGGGCGGCGAAGAGGGCGATCCCACTCAGGGGCTGCAAGGCTTTCACCCGCAAACCTTCTCCGAGGGCGGCGACAGCGAAGGCCCCGATGGAGATCCCGGCCAGGGTGGTGTAAACGGCCACCCACAGCCCCCAGGGGACGTAGGTGTTATAGGCAGCGACCGTGTGCCCGCCGGTGAGGCGCTGGATCAAGCCCACCACGCCGGCCAGCAAGCCAACGATGGCGATCCCCCACAGGATCCTCTCGACAGCGCTCATCCCCCGCATGATCTTCTCTGCTCGGCTCATGAGGACCTCCCGGTGCATTCGTTGGATGGCAGCGAATCAGAGTGCTCTGCAAGGACAGCGTCCAGCCATTCCAGATCCAGCCGGATGGCCTCGTGGGCGAAGGCGGCCAGCCCGGTGAAGAAGGGATCGGTGGTGTTAGAGGCCAGGGCCTCGCAGAAACGTGGCAGCCAGGGTAAGACGTGTCGGCGGAGGAACTCCCGGCTGGCCTGCAGGATCCGCCAGCGCTCCGCGTCATGGGTTGCCTCAGCAGCCCGTCGGGCCAGGTAGGCCAGGAAGCCCAGCTCCAAGGCGATGTGGTCGGGCGGGATCCGCCAGTTGGTCTCCGGCATAGCGGACCACTGCAGGTAGAAGCGGCGGACGGCTACCGCCGCGGGGCCCATCAATCGCTCGCCATGCAAATAGAACGAGGCGAAAGGAGGGGCAGGGACGCGGCCGGGGCCTTCCATCAAGCGGGTCATCTCGATGTTGAGGGCCTCGATCAAAGCCCGGTCGTTGACCGCGTCCCGGATGCGGCCTTGCAGCTGTTGGAGCCCTAAGGCCAGGGGCGAGCCTGGCTCCAGGGCCAGGCTCGCCACCGCGTTCAGGACCTTCTCGGTCAAGGGGTAAGAGAAGAGGGCCCGCAGCAGGCTGTAGAGACCTTCGCGTTCTTTCAGCTCGCGCTCCATCACCGGCTCTCCTTAGCCGAGCTTGCGGACCTTAACGATCACATCACCGTAGGCGGGCTGCCCCATGATGGGCGACAGGTTCTCGGGATCCACCAGGGCGTTGTGGTTCGGTGTGATGTCTTGGAAGGCCCACGTCTTGCCCAGGCCGGGGCTGAAACGCCCGCCTCCGCCGAACGGCAGCCGCAGCACGCCGGGCCGGATGGTCTCCACCAGGACGACCTTCCCACGGGTCTTGAACCCCTGCGGCGTCTCCAGTTCCACCAGATCCCCCGTCTTCAGCCCGAGGCGCTCCCCGTCAGCGCGGTTCATCTGGATCACGCCGATGGACCAGGTCCCGCGGGGGATGCGCACGCGGCGGCCGGTCGGCGTAGGCCCGTTCTCCCCGAGGATCACCTCCTCCACCACCCGTTCGTCGTTCAGCGGCATCCAGAGGTCCTCCGTGGGCAGCCGCCCCAGCCAGTCCACCATCTGGGTGCCGGACATGGCGTGGTGGATGCGGCCGGAGATCACCTGGAAGGGATACTCCTCCCGATACTTGGCGTAATCCGGGTTGGTGTAGGGGTTCCAGCGGGTTTCGAACCAGTAGAAGGTGGAGGGATACTTCTGCCAGCCGAGGCGCGCGATGCTGGGCGGCGTCTCGCCGGCCTCCTCGATCAGCTTGTTGTATTTGGCGTAACGGCCTTTGCGCTGCACCTGGCCGTCTTTCTCCACCGTGTAATCCCAGACGAACTCCACCTTCTTGCTGTCGGTCTGAAGCACCCCGCCGCCGTGGAACCGCTTCCAGCTCATGGGCCACACCGCCACGCCGTGGTGCTCCCGCAGCCACTGGACGGTGAGCGGCTCCCCGCGGATCTCCTTCTTCTCGTCATCGATCTGCACGCGGCCGGCCTCCAGGGAGTCCGGCGTGCCGAGGAGCTTGTAGCCCTTGGGCAGGTTGGGGTAGGGGAGCGGCTCTCCGGTGTTGGGCCGCCCGGGGGCTACCCGCAGGGCTTCGTTCCAGAAGTCTTCCTCGGTGGGGTATTTCTCCCAGAAGTCCTTCGGCTGGATGTCGGGATCACCCTTTTCGTGGAGTTTGCGAGCCAGCGCCCAGCAGATCTCATACTGGGTCTTGGATTCATACATCGGGCGGATGACGAAGTCGCGCAGGTAGAGCACGGGATGGACCGGATAGATGTCCGAGAGGCTCATGCGCTCCATATAACTGGCCTCGGGGAGGACCACATCGGCGTAGAGCCCCGTCTCGAGGAAGACGGTATCGATGTAGACCACCAGCTCCACCTTGTAGTTCCCCGTCTCGTCCTTCGCCGTCAGGGCCTCGATCCATTTCTGGGTGTTGGAGCCGGTGATCACCGGGTTCCCGGTGCGGATGAAGTAGGCTTTGATGGGGTAGCGGTGGCCGCGGAACGGGCCGTAGCGCAGGGTGACCCCTTCGATGAAACGGCGCGGGTAGTCGCCCACCACATCATCCCACGCCGCCGGCCAGTCTCCGTAGCCGTCCATGTGGAGCTCCTCGATCTTCCCCTTGACCTCCCGGCCGTTGACGATGCGGGTGACCTCGCGCTTGAGGAAGTCCCCGCCGGAGGCTTTGCCGCCCTTGCTGCTCTTGACCAGCTCCGTGTCGATGGCCCCGCCCGGGACCTCCATGTTCCCGGTGATGACGTTGAGGGCGGTGCCCAGGATGGAGGCCGTGTAGCCGTTGTAGTGGTGGCCGATGCCGTTCATCCCCCATACCAGGGCCGCCGGCTTGGTGATCCCGAAGGTGTGAGCCAGCTCGGCGATGGTCTGGGCGTCGATGCCGGTCCGCTCCGCGGCCCACTCCAGGGAGAAATAGGGCAGCCCGTTGAGGGGATCCTTGCGGTCCCACCAGCTCCGGAAGGCGGCCTCGAACTCCTCCCAGCCCTGGCTGTATTCCTTGAAGGACCAGTCGATGTAGCGGCGGAACGGATCGTCGTCCCGGTGGTTCTCCAGGATGTAGCGCAGCATCGCTGCGAAGAGGTCGGCGTCCGTCCCGGGCCGGATGGGGATCCAGCGATCCGCCTTGGTGGCGGTGTTGGAGAAGGCGGGGTCGATGACGATGATGCGGGCTCCGGCCAGCTTGGCCTCCACCGTGCCTCGGGATTCGTAGTTGATCCGGGTGGCGGTGAAGGGGTTCCAGCCGACGTAGATGATCAGCCGGGTGCGGTAGCTGTAATCGTTCTTCAGGCTGCCGTCCGGCTGCCGGACCAGCACCGGGCGCATGATGTCAGGCTCGATGCGCTTGCCCCCGAACATGAGCTTGGGCCCGTGGCGGCGCGGCGTGTCGCAGATCGAGCCGTGCTCCACGGTGTGGGGCGTGCCGAAGGCGCGGAAGAGATAGTAGTAAGGATCCCGATCGGTCACGTCCCCGCAGTCCATGATCACTGACTCGGCCCCGTATTTCTGCTTGATCTCGATGAGCTTCGTGGCGATGTAATCGAGGGCCTCCTCCCATGAGACCCGCTTGAATTTGCCTTCTCCTCGCTCGCCCACCCGGATCATCGGGTATTTGATCCGGTTGACGTTGTAGACCAGCTGCAGGCCACTCACCCCTTTGGCGCACACGGTCCCCGAGTTATAGGGGACGTGGATGTTGCCGTAGATGTTGGAGATCACGCCGTTCTCGACCTCGACAGCGAGGCCGCACTCGGCGGGGCACATCACGCAGGCGGTGTAGACCACCCGCTTGCCGGCCTCCTGTTGCTGTCGGGCCTCGCTGGCGCTGAGGGTTTTGAAGCCGTGGCCCAGGGCGGCCATGGCCGCCAGGCCTCCGGCGGAGGCCCCGGCCAGTTTCAGAAAATCCCGACGGGAGATAGTTTTGGTCGCGATCATCCCGGACCTCCCTCAAACCAGGTAAAAGACCTTGGGCTCCGTGCCCAGCTCCTCCTTCAGGCGGATCACATTGGGCTGGCTGACCAGCTCGGCGACCAGGCTCTGGGGATCGTTCAGATCCCCGAAGTAGGTAGCCCGCCCCATGCAGGAGAGCACGCACGCGGGCAGCTGCCCCCGCTCGATGCGATGGAGGCAGAAGTGACACTTGCGCACGTTGCCGACGGGAGAGGCATCCCGGCGTCGGAGGCGGCCCTGGCCATATTCGGGGGAGGGGAGCAGCTCATAGGGTTGGGGCTGGCCGCCCTCGAAATCGCTGTAGAAGTAGCCGGCGTCGAAGGAGCGGGCGGCGTAAGGGCATGCGGTGATGCAATAGCGGCACCCGATGCACTGGTCATAATTGATCACTACGATCCCATCGGCCCGCTTCCACGTCGCCCCCACCGGGCACACGGGAACACAGGGCGGGTTTTCGCACTGCATGCACGGCCGCGGGATGAAGCGTCGGGAGACGTGCGGGTAAGTCCCCCGGGTCTCCGTCAGCACGGGCCGGTAGGCGATGCCGGGCGGCAGTTTGTTCTCCGAGATGCAGGCCACCGTGCAGGCGTAGCATCCCACGCATTTGCGCAAATCGATGACCATCGCCCAGCGTCGCTGTTCCACCGGCTTCTGCAACGCCCGTCGGAGATCCTCCATCATGCGCACCACGGGGTGTTGCCCGCTCATCGCCTCCGGGAGCTCAGGGGGTGGCTCCAGCTCCCCCACCGGGGCACCCGGTGGGGCCGCCTCGACCTGATCCAGGATCCCCTGTGCGGCAGCAGGGGCGATCAGGGAGGCGAAGATCCCGCTGGCGAACCGCGCCAGGAACGCCCTCCGCGTCGCCAGGTCCGGCTTTCGAGTGCGGTTTTCTTGAACCATCGCATGCGCTCCCGAGCGAAGCTTTCCTTCGATTTCGAGCATAAAGGACCTGTGCCCTCCATGGGCCTGGGGCTCCTCCGGAAAGGAGACCTGGGAATTTTCCCAGTTCCAGACCCGGAAGGATCCGGGGACGTAGCCACCCGTCTTCATCCCCGTTACAATGGAAACGGGGCCAGGGCGCATAGCCGTCTGATCCTGCGGAGGCTCTGATGCGGGGGATGCCCTGGCAGATCTTCCTGGTCTTCGTGCTGGTTGCCTGTCAGAGGGAGCCTGCCATCCCGGTTCGCCTCTCCGAATCCCTCCTCCCTTCGACGGCCCTCCGCGTCTCCCTGGAGGCGGATGGCCCATGGATCTGGAGCTTCGATCGGCGGCTGGAGCCCAAGGAGGACATCCGGATGAACGCCTCCCTCCTCCGCTGGTTGGAGAGGCAGACCGGGCTCCGCTTCCGCCTTCGGATGGCGCCGCGGGGGCAGAGCGTGGCGGATGAGATCTGCGCAGGCCGGGTGCACTTCGGGATCGTCGGCACGGTCACCTACCTGCAGGCGTATCATCGGTGTGGGGCGCGGATCCTGGTGCGGGGCCGCAACCGGGAGGGTCAGGATACTTACCGGGCGGCCATCGTGGTCCCGCCGGATAGCCCGATCCGGGATCTTGCGGATCTGCGAGGGCGGTCCTTCGCCTTCGGCTCCCCGAACTCGACCCAGGGTCATTTAATCCCTCGCCTTATGTTGCAGCGCGCAGGCCTCACCTTGCACGACCTCCGCGCGTATGCCTTCCATGACTCCCACGCCGCCACCGCCAACGCGGTGATCAGCGGCCGCTACGACGCGGGAGGGCTGCAGGACACCCTGGCGCTGGCCCTCGCCGAACGGGGGCTGGTGCGCATCCTGGTCCTCTCAGAGCCGTATCCGTCCAGCGGCATCATCGCAGGGCCTGGGGTGCCGGAGAAGACAGCCCAGATGGTTCGGGAGGCGCTTCTGACTCTGGATCCCGTGGGGCGCGATCGGGCCTTCCTGTATCACTGGGAGCGGTCCGAGATGCCCCTGGGATTCGCCCCGGCTCGGGATGAGGAATACGCGGATCTGTATTGGATCGCCCGGGAGATCGGCTTGCTGGAGCCATGAGATGAGTCGTCTCTGGTTGTGGCTGGACCGCTATCTGCCTCGGCGCTTGACCACGCGCCTCATCCTGGCGCTGGTGATCCTGGTGGTGTCCGCGGGGGTCATCACCACGGGCATCCTCAACGCGCTGCTCGTTCGCACCCTGCGGGCGGAGCTGATCCGCAGCGGGCAGTCCCTGACGCGGGCGCTGGGGGAGAACCTGGCCAACGCCCTGGCGGAGATGGATCTGGTCACGGTCCAGGAGCTCCTGAACGCCGTCGTCCGGGAGAACGGCGATGTGATCTACGCCTTCGCGGTCGCCCCGGACGGGCGGGTGGTGCACACGTTCCCGGACGGCTTCCCGGCCGATTTGCTGCGGCTGATCCCCGCTCGCCCCGAGTCCGCGGGTGAAGGCCTCTTGTTGAAGACCGAACGCGGCCTGGTACGGGACTTCGCCTACCGGCCGCTGGATGGGATCCCGGCGGAGATCCATGTGGGCCTCAGCGAGGCGCGCATCGTCGCGTTGCAGGCCTGGGTGACCCGCTTTCTGATCGGACTGACCGCCCTCGGCTGTCTGGTCGCGGCCGGGATGGCCTACAGTTTCGGCCGCGTGGTGGTTTTCCCTCTGGTGGAGCTGGCCCGTCAGGCTCAGCGTCTGGGCCAAGGTCACCTCGATGAGCGGGTCCATCTGCCGCCCGGCGGGGAGATCGGGGATCTCGCCCGTGCCTTCAACCAGATGGCGGATGAGATCCAGCAAGCGATCCGTCGGCTGCAGGATTCCGAGGCGGGCTATCGCAACCTCTTGATGGCGGCCAGCGCGGTGGGCGAGGGCATCGCCCTGATCGGGGCGGAGGGCCCGGAGGAGGGGAAGCTGCTCTTCGTCAACGAGGCCTTCGCCCGCCAGCTGGGCTGCCGGCCGGAGGAGCTCCTCGGGTTGAACGCGGCCAGCATCCTGCCTCCCCGTTCGGTGGAGATCGCCTCCCGGCTCTGGCAGAGCCTCCGCCAGGGGCAGCCCGTCGCCCCGGTCGAGCTGGTGGTGACCGACCGGGAGGGTCGATCTCGTGTCCTGGAGACCATGGGGACCCGCATCCGCTATCAAGGCCGATGGGTCCTGGTCTGGTTCGCCCGGGACATCACCGAGCGCAAGGCGCGGGAGGAGGCCCTCCGCCGTCGGAACCGCGAGCTGATGGCGCTGAACGCGGTGGCCCTGGCCATGGGGGAGTCCCTCCCGCCGGACCGCCTTCTACAGCGCGTTCTGCAACAGGTTCTGAACGCCCTGGAGCTCCAGGTGGGTTGGATCTGCATGCTGGATGAGGCGGATCAGCCCTATCTGGCCATCTGGTACGGCCCGGAGCTGCTGTCGGTCCCTTCGATGGAGTCGCTGTTCAGCTTCCCGGTGTGCCGTTGCGGCCAGGTGTTACGGGATGGGCGGCCGGCGGTGGTGGGGGCCTCGGAATCGGCCTGCGCCGTATATCGCATCCGTTCGCTGCTCGGGATGCCTCTGGTCTGCCATGCCGCGGTGCCGATCCCGATCGGAGGGCGCGTCCGCGGGGTTCTGGGGGTGGCCGCGGAGGATCTGGAGGCGTTCAACGAGGCGGAGATGGCGCTGCTGGTGACCGTGGGGCAGCAGATCGGCCTGGCCCTGGAGAACGCCCAGCTCTGGGAGGAACTGCGTCGCAAGGAGAGGATCCGCGGGGAGCTGCTGGCTCGCCTGATGCGCGCCCAGGAGGAGGAGCGCCTCCGCATCGCCCGCGAGCTTCACGATGGGATCGGCCAGTCCCTGAGCGCGCTGGTCTTCGGGCTGAACGCGGTCAGCCTGGCCCTCACCCAGGCGCCCTCGGAGGTGCCCCGGTTGCTGGATCGTCTGAAGATCTCCGCCAGCGAGACCATCCGGGAGCTTCAGACGATCATCTATGATCTGCGCCCCACGCTTCTGGACGACCTGGGCCTGATCCAGGCCCTGAAATGGTATACCCGGGAGCGCCTTGAGGCGCGCGACGTCCGCGTGATCTTCGAGATCCCGGAGCACGTTCCGCGCCTCCCCCCTGAGATCGAAACGGCGCTCTTTCGGATCGCCCAAGAGGCCATCACGAACATCTGCAAGCATGCGGAGGCGACCGAGGCGCGCATCCGCCTCGCGTTGCAGCCGGGATGGGTGGAGCTCGAGATCGCGGACAATGGGATCGGCTTCGTCTGGTCAGAGGTCCAGAAGGGGGATGGCGCCCGCCGAGGGTGGGGGCTGCTCGGGATCCAGGAACGGGTGGAGTTGCTGGGCGGGGAGATGAAGATCGAAAGCGCGCCCGGGCAGGGGACACGCCTTCGGGTTCGCCTGCCGATGGGAGGGTAGGAGATGGGGATCCGCATCCTGATCGCCGATGACCATGCGATCGTGCGCGCCGGCATCCGGGCGCTGCTTCAGCTGTATCCGGATTTCGAGGTCGTGGGCGAGGCGGCGGATGGCCATGAGGCCATCCTTCAGACGCGCCGGCTGCAGCCGGACATCGTCCTGATGGACATCGGGATG
Proteins encoded in this window:
- a CDS encoding GAF domain-containing protein, encoding MSRLWLWLDRYLPRRLTTRLILALVILVVSAGVITTGILNALLVRTLRAELIRSGQSLTRALGENLANALAEMDLVTVQELLNAVVRENGDVIYAFAVAPDGRVVHTFPDGFPADLLRLIPARPESAGEGLLLKTERGLVRDFAYRPLDGIPAEIHVGLSEARIVALQAWVTRFLIGLTALGCLVAAGMAYSFGRVVVFPLVELARQAQRLGQGHLDERVHLPPGGEIGDLARAFNQMADEIQQAIRRLQDSEAGYRNLLMAASAVGEGIALIGAEGPEEGKLLFVNEAFARQLGCRPEELLGLNAASILPPRSVEIASRLWQSLRQGQPVAPVELVVTDREGRSRVLETMGTRIRYQGRWVLVWFARDITERKAREEALRRRNRELMALNAVALAMGESLPPDRLLQRVLQQVLNALELQVGWICMLDEADQPYLAIWYGPELLSVPSMESLFSFPVCRCGQVLRDGRPAVVGASESACAVYRIRSLLGMPLVCHAAVPIPIGGRVRGVLGVAAEDLEAFNEAEMALLVTVGQQIGLALENAQLWEELRRKERIRGELLARLMRAQEEERLRIARELHDGIGQSLSALVFGLNAVSLALTQAPSEVPRLLDRLKISASETIRELQTIIYDLRPTLLDDLGLIQALKWYTRERLEARDVRVIFEIPEHVPRLPPEIETALFRIAQEAITNICKHAEATEARIRLALQPGWVELEIADNGIGFVWSEVQKGDGARRGWGLLGIQERVELLGGEMKIESAPGQGTRLRVRLPMGG